A section of the Larus michahellis chromosome 1, bLarMic1.1, whole genome shotgun sequence genome encodes:
- the COL8A1 gene encoding collagen alpha-1(VIII) chain: MAMLLFPVQLLAVAVTIYLELVRSTQGGVYYGIKQLPPQVPQYQPLGQQVPHIPLGKEGIPMQHMGKEVPHMQYGKEYPHLPQYMKEVPQMPLLGKDMAPKKEKEMPIRSLRGEQGPPGEPGPRGPPGPPGLPGHGVPGAKGKPGPQGYPGIGKPGLPGMPGKPGVMGPPGPRGEMGPKGEVGPMGIPGPQGPPGPHGLPGIGKAGAPGLQGQPGPKGEPGMKGPPGAPGIPGPKGEKGVGIPGLPGLKGPPGLPGPPGPVGLPGVGKPGMVGFPGPQGPLGKPGPPGELGLQGPPGPPGMQGPPGLPGVGKPGQDGVPGQPGFPGGKGEQGLPGLPGPPGLPGVGKPGFPGPKGERGVGGLPGPLGPKGEKGHAGPPGMGGPPGEPGQPGLPGIMGPPGAAGFPGPKGEGGAVGPPGPVGPKGEPGLQGFPGKPGFPGEVGAPGLRGLPGPTGPKGEAGQKGLPGLPGVPGLVGPKGEPGLPGAQGLQGPSGIPGIAGPSGPIGPPGLPGAKGEPGLPGPPGFPGVGKPGVAGLQGPPGKPGALGPPGQPGLQGPPGPPGPPGPPVIIPPTPPSVGQYLPEVGPIDGVKPPYGYKGKKGKAGAAVYEMPAFTAELLTPFPRVGVPVKFDKLLYNGRQNYNPQTGIFTCEIPGIYYFAYHVHCKGASVWVALFKNNEPLMYTYDEYKKGFLDQASGSAVVPLMHGDKVYVQMPSEQAAGLYAGQYVHSSFSGYLLYPM, encoded by the exons ATGGCCATGctgctcttccctgtgcagctgctggcaGTGGCTGTGACCATTTACCTAGAGCTGGTGAGGTCTACTCAAGGTGGCGTCTACTATGGGATCAAGCAGCTGCCACCCCAGGTGCCCCAGTACCAGCCCCTCGGACAACAAGTACCTCACATACCGCTGGGCAAAGAAGGCATCCCGATGCAGCACATGGGCAAGGAGGTGCCCCACATGCAGTACGGGAAAGAGTACCCCCATCTGCCTCAGTACATGAAGGAGGTCCCGCAGATGCCTCTGCTCGGCAAGGACATGGCTCCCAAGAAAGAGAAAG AAATGCCCATACGCAGTCTGAGGGGCGAGCAAGGTCCCCCTGGTGAGCCTGGACCACGAGGGCCGCCAGGGCCACCAGGATTACCGGGTCACGGCGTGCCAGGAGCCAAAGGAAAACCAGGCCCGCAAGGATATCCAGGAATTGGGAAGCCGGGTTTGCCAGGGATGCCGGGGAAACCGGGCGTCATGGGGCCCCCAGGGCCGAGAGGGGAGATGGGGCCGAAGGGGGAGGTTGGGCCCATGGGGATACCCGGGCCACAAGGACCGCCGGGGCCTCACGGCCTTCCTGGCATTGGGAAAGCAGGTgctccagggctgcagggacagccgGGACCAAAGGGTGAGCCCGGGATGAAGGGGCCCCCAGGAGCCCCCGGGATCCCAGGGCCAAAAGGGGAGAAGGGCGTCGGGATCCCGGGTTTGCCGGGGCTGAAGGGACCGCCCGGGCTGCCaggtccccccggccccgtgggGCTGCCAGGGGTCGGCAAGCCAGGCATGGTCGGCTTCCCCGGCCCACAGGGACCCCTAGGCAAACCCGGACCcccaggagagctggggctgcaggggcccCCGGGGCCCCCCGGAATGCAGGGCCCTCCCGGCCTGCCTGGCGTTGGCAAACCCGGCCAGGACGGCGTCCCCGGCCAGCCGGGCTTCCCGGGTGGCAAAGGGGAGCAAGGCCTGCCAGGCCTGCCGGGGCCTCCCGGCCTCCCCGGGGTTGGGAAGCCAGGTTTCCCCGGGCCCAAGGGTGAGCGTGGGGTGGGTGGTCTGCCCGGGCCCCTGGGGCCGAAGGGGGAGAAGGGCCACGCTGGGCCGCCAGGCATGGGGGGGCCGCCAGGGGAGCCAGGCCAGCCGGGATTGCCGGGCATCATGGGCCCCCCAGGTGCCGCCGGCTTCCCGGGACCCAAAGGAGAAGGTGGTGCCGTGGGGCCGCCAGGACCGGTTGGCCCCAAAGGGGAACCTGGCCTGCAGGGTTTCCCAGGGAAGCCAGGATTCCCCGGGGAAGTGGGGGCAcccgggctgcgggggctgccgggTCCCACAGGGCCCAAGGGGGAAGCCGGGCAGAAGGGCTTGCCCGGGCTGCCGGGcgtcccagggctggtggggccgAAGGGGGAGCCGGGGCTCCCTGGCGCCCAGGGGCTTCAGGGCCCCTCGGGCATCCCAGGCATCGCGGGACCCAGTGGTCCCATCGGACCCCCAGGGCTGCCAGGGGCAAAGGGGGAGCCCGGCCTGCCCGGACCCCCTGGCTTCCCTGGCGTGGGCAAACCCGGTGTGgcggggctgcagggacccccaggGAAGCCAGGGGCGCTCGGTCCCCCTGGCCAGCCGGGACTGCAGGGGCCGCCTggcccccccgggcccccagGTCCCCCAGTCATCATCCCACCCACTCCGCCATCTGTGGGACAGTACCTGCCCGAGGTGGGGCCAATAGACGGCGTCAAGCCCCCCTATGGCTACAAGGGCAAGAAAGGCAAGGCTGGCGCCGCCGTCTACGAGATGCCCGCGTTCACGGCGGAGCTCCTCACCCCCTTCCCCCGGGTCGGGGTGCCCGTGAAGTTCGACAAGCTCCTCTACAACGGCCGGCAGAACTACAACCCCCAGACGGGAATCTTCACCTGTGAGATCCCCGGCATCTACTACTTCGCCTACCACGTCCACTGTAAAGGGGCCAGCGTCTGGGTGGCGTTGTTCAAGAACAACGAGCCGCTGATGTACACCTACGACGAGTACAAGAAGGGCTTCCTGGACCAGGCTTCAGGCAGTGCCGTTGTCCCGCTGATGCATGGAGACAAGGTTTACGTTCAAATGCCATCCGAGCAGGCGGCAGGACTCTATGCCGGGCAGTACGTTCATTCGTCTTTTTCAGGATATTTATTGTATCCCAtgtaa